A genomic region of Deltaproteobacteria bacterium contains the following coding sequences:
- a CDS encoding glycosyltransferase family 2 protein, which produces MKLSVVIACYNEAATIEKVIDAVVRAPFPDKEIIVVDDFSTDGTREILRDRIVQRISKVIYHSVNLGKGAALRSAIREATGDVVIVQDADLEYDPEEYPKVINPILENKADVVYGSRFIGGEPHRVVYFWHRVGNGLLTLLSNMFTNLNLTDMETCYKAFRREVIQSIAIEENRFGFEPEITAKMARKGVRIYEVGISYHGRTYKEGKKINWKDGCRALYCILKYNMR; this is translated from the coding sequence ATGAAGCTATCAGTCGTTATCGCCTGTTACAATGAAGCCGCCACCATCGAAAAGGTGATAGACGCCGTGGTGCGCGCACCCTTTCCCGATAAGGAGATCATCGTTGTAGATGACTTCTCTACCGACGGGACCAGGGAAATCCTTCGGGACCGGATTGTACAAAGAATCTCGAAGGTGATCTATCATTCCGTAAACCTTGGCAAAGGCGCTGCACTTCGGTCGGCGATCCGGGAGGCGACCGGAGATGTCGTCATCGTCCAGGATGCCGACCTCGAATATGATCCGGAGGAGTATCCGAAAGTTATCAACCCGATTCTCGAAAATAAGGCCGATGTTGTCTATGGCTCCCGTTTCATCGGCGGCGAGCCGCACCGGGTGGTTTATTTCTGGCATCGAGTTGGCAATGGCCTGCTGACGCTCCTTTCCAACATGTTCACTAACCTGAATCTCACGGATATGGAGACCTGTTACAAGGCATTTCGCCGGGAGGTCATCCAGTCAATTGCCATCGAGGAAAACCGATTCGGATTCGAGCCGGAGATCACGGCCAAGATGGCCCGAAAAGGCGTCCGAATCTACGAGGTGGGAATCTCGTACCACGGCCGGACTTACAAGGAAGGGAAGAAGATCAACTGGAAAGATGGCTGCCGCGCTTTGTACTGCATCCTG